A part of Loxodonta africana isolate mLoxAfr1 chromosome 11, mLoxAfr1.hap2, whole genome shotgun sequence genomic DNA contains:
- the LOC100671062 gene encoding large ribosomal subunit protein eL39-like — MSSHKIFRIKRLLAKKQEQNCPIPQWIQMKTGSKIRYNSRRRHWRRTKLGL, encoded by the coding sequence ATGTCTTCTCACAAGATTTTCAGGATCAAGAGGCTCCTGGCCAAGAAACaagagcagaattgcccaattCCCCAATGGATTCAAATGAAAACTGGTAGTAAAATTAGGTACAACTCCAGGAGGAGACACTGGAGAAGAACTAAGCTGGGTCTATAA